TGtttataatggaggaatgagGATTATGGAGTACAATGTGAGTTTTAGTTTGTAGCATTGATTTTTTTAATGGAGCAGTCCAGTTATCTCAAAGATTTGGTGTAATAAATGTTCCATTATGGAATCCAGTGTCATGAATTTATAGTAATTCAGTACTATTTCTCTTTATTGTAATACCATTTTGATGTTCTATTGTCTTTTGGTTTGAACTATAATATGATTGATATTTTTCCATTAAcggatgaggatgaataaaGTCTAACTTGGAAGACTGGATCAAACGGAATCTCAATACTAGATATTACAACTACCAACTTTTACCCTGGATATCTTAGTCTCCTTACCACTAGGACCAGTTATATTATAAGCCGTAACGATATAATCACTTCCTGGAGGATTCTGTGGATCATTGGCAGGTGTTATCTTTCTACTCTTTATACAAGGAGATCTAACACCTTCAGCCAAAGTACCTTTTTCGAGATCCTCTATGTTGAGCGGAACAGCTCCATTTTGTCACTAAAACTCTTCTCCATATGGTAAATTCACAATCCTTCCATCCAGTGAGAATTATGAAGACATAGGCTCCTATATTGGTGTTGTTACATTACATAGCTAGATGCTCGGcatctcataatggtaactctTCCATCTGCCAATGATTACACAGGCTCCTCTATTTGCTACAGTCATGTACTCTCATCACTCATATCCCTCTTCTATGGACTCcctccggctaaagcctatggTCGTCTACTACTCCTTATAGTcgtacttgcacagtgaTAATCCCACTagtaggaagagctcctatactgcgtatactcgccTAGCTCACTCtgttcgctattccatagatCACATTATACTCACTTCGTTCGTATGCTACAGATTACCTACCTGTTTCTGCAAGTCCAATAACGTCCTTTCCTTCTAGAGCGGGTGGGATTGCTTCAATTTGTATGTTGGTTGGTGACTTCCACCCGAGTTCTCTGCAGGCATTGCAGAGTTCGCTGCATATTCCCAAGTCTTCAAAGGAAGGTCcatcttgttcttcttGCTTCGGTTCCACCTCGACCTTTTTCTCTAGAGAGGCCATCAGACGGGACTTGTAGGCCTCCAACTGTTCATCAGACGAGTCTGAATCTGAAGACGACATCTTGACCAAAACTTCCTACGCTTTTAGTGTGAATGGGTGATAAAAATGGGTGGATGGGAGTAATGATCACCAGGGGAGCTCCACAGCGAACATGGTGAGCTAGCCAACCACAAGTCCTGAGGAACGATGGAAAAATGATGTCTCCATGGAGCCTCAACGGAGAAGAAGGCCCCTGGCATTTCATCTACcccgaagaatgaatgaCCTCACCTTTTTGGCTTCACATTGAGGTTATCGAGGGCTAAATTCGGCAGATTTCCGGCTTTCCCACGTCTTTATGTGAGATGAGGAAACTTGAAGGTTGCGAGGGCCAGAGAAGGAAAAATTGAGGATGAAAGTCGTCCAGTTGCTATGGGGAGGCGCCTGGGAGCAGATTCAGTTTATATCAAATTATTGGCCACAAAGTCAGCAGCCAAAAGCTAAAAACTCGCTGAACAAACTACAGCATCTCAGAGGCCCTACTGTAACGACACAGTAGGCCAGTTTGGACGTAAAACCACCGCCGAGGAATCCGCAGATTCTCAGCGTTCTTCGGGGTAGATAAGTGGCTAACTGTGTCACTGCCAGAGTTTATAGAGGTAATTTCTCGACCAAATACGGAAGATTTCCGGAGGAACAGGTCACCATGTCGTCAAGTAAGTGGAGAATGTAGAGTTACGACTGTTACAGGAGTTAAAGAGGCTCCACAAATGGAGGTGGAGAATAAAGACAGCCCAGCCGGGCCACTCTCTATACTAGAAGAGTGCGTTAGAGAGAATTCCAAAGTCCTGGTCGACCTCCGCAATAATCGCAAAATCCTAGGAAGGGTAAGTTAAATGTGAGTTATGAATGGAGCGAAGCGaaatgtcccgaagaatgagggactagagcgaaCACAGTGAGTATGAGCGACTGAAAGAAGCTCTTccgtctagtaggattccCACTGTCcaagtacgactgtaaggagtactgaaacaggtgacctaccgacgtcggagactagggagtttgtcactatggaatgagtgtaacgagtggaagagtgatgcgaattcatcctcagatgaatgagttaccattaggaGATTCTTAGCATGGAGTTGTATAATCCACCCTAGGGAAAAGGACGATCTTGAGATAGCAGGAATGGAGTCCAGAGGGAATCTTTAGTGTGTCTATAATGGCAGGATGTCCTCCATACTGCCAGTGAGCTAGTggtgagggaggatgaatgtatggaatgTAATGAACGACTATTAAGGATCTAGTAAAGTACGGAGATATCCTCCCATCTAATTTAGTATGTAAATTCAAGAATGAGTCTAGATACATTTGATGACGGAGGATGAGCAAGTGGATTGACATCTCCAAGAAATATAAGGAAACTCGTCTGGAAAAGAATGTAATTTTAGAGCGTGGGTTTACAAGTAGCCTTGTTGATTATGGCTACATCACTTACACAGGTAAAAATAAAACCTCTATAGGTTCACTCAAATATGGAGAACAACTCATCCAAACTGATGAGAGGGAAAATCCCATAGAGGCTACTATTTATTACCACGCAAAATATGAGAAAGATCAGGAAAGAATTGAGAAACCTCTTTTCCTAAGGGTGCATTACGGAGGAATGTATTACCTCTATGAAAATGCAAGTACTGGAAAGAATGTAGAGTGGAAAAACATTACTTTTATTAATGGGATTAAACACATCCCGGTAGGGAATAAAACAAATCCTCAATTTACAGAGATTTTATGTAAAAAAGCCTGTCAAATACGTccttatctccattctgtTGACATTTATGAGAATGGTGATTCGAAGAGAAAATACTCTTGTCCATGCGGCAGTATTAATGTGGACATAGAGAAACCTCTTGATAAGGATGTAATAAAGGGATATAACAGTTACCTTCACAAGTATAATCCTAATATAACAACGGTAAGATATAGGGAGATCATCCTCAAGTACAATAATAACGAGGTTGAAGGCAACTACAGTATCATTACACTTGACAAAGGTACCCCTAATCTATCtgtatattactgggaaAAGGATAGAGACCGTAAGAGACCTATACTCATGGAGGTATACGTTGGAGAAAATTCCGGAGGTTTTATAGGCGGGAAAGTTCCTCTGAGaaatgatggagaaaaaaATAACAAGAGATGGACAATGATCCTTTATGATGATGACTTTATACTTGGAGATCCTGTGACCGAAAAATTACTCCACAAATTCAAGTGCCAACTTTTCAGCCCAGTAGATATAGATATATCATTTCCTAATAGTGGAACATATAAAAATAAGTATTGTATAAATAAGATGAATAAGTGCCCTAATTCGTCGTGTTCCGAAGTAATAGTTTCTTCTCATCAAGCTCCAAATGGCTATACCGCCTTGAAACATTATTATGGAGTAGATGGTTTTACCATAACTGGTTTCACCAATGGTCCTAATCTAAGCGAGGAAGAACTTCCAATATGGAATGTTAGGGAAGTAGTAGTCTTCTTTGCAAAGTGTAATCAAAATACTAAGGATCCAGCTGCCGGTAAACCCCTTCTGGTCTATGTTGGCAGCAATGGTGATGATAGAAAGGATCATAAGTGGTACAGTAGATCGAATGATGGCGGTGATACATGGACAGAAGAGGAAGGTAGATTAGGAAGTAAGAGCCCAGAAACAGCTAATACTAGTGGTAATCTTCTTGTAACAACTCTAGATGAGATTAAGAGGAAGCTAGGACTTCCATGTCAAGAAGAGATAGAGAGGGAAGCAATAaaaaagaaagaagaagaagaagatgatgaacaagaggaagaagcaGAGAGAGAACAGAAAGCTAAAGCTGCTGAATTTGAACAAAAACTATTGAAAGAGATTGGTCCTCTGATCGAGTTTGGATCACTTTTAGCTGGATATACTGTCATAGATGTAGCTCATAACATAGCTAAGGAGGCAAAGGATGTTCTTGAGTGGGCTAATAGTCTCTCTAAATCTCAAGAATCCGAAAACGGTAAAGAACTTCCAGCagctgacttatctgaccaggttcttgatacagagtctgagactgagattcttctacaaggtactcctgtGGCTCAAATTGCTGAAGATActatagatggtgaaagactAAAACACCTTATTGTGGCTGATATTCCTGAGCTTTTTACTACTGTAGCTGCTTCCCCTACTGTTACCGCTGGAGTAGAGTCTACTGACCCTCCCTCAGTAACCTATTCGGGGGTTATTCTGGGTGAGGAACATTACAACAGTGTGGATAGCACTATTCATGGGTATGCCTCTGTTGTTGAAACTAACGAGATTGctcctactcttcctactGCTGAAATTAATGAGACTACATACAAACCAAGTGTTTTAGATTATAAAATTAATCCTAATCCCACGATCTACGGATACTTGGAACCTGATGAGGAATCTCCGAGTGCAACCGTTGCCTTTGATGACTCTCCAGTAGATATTGATTATTATGGAGCAGGTTCTATCATAGGTGGTTCTAACCTACCTTATCCTATAGAAGAAACTAATCGAGATATACATTCTGTTCTTCCACCTGAAACGTATATGGAATACACTACTCCTTATTTTTCTCCTGCTACTCTTACTTTTCATGATACTAGCTTTGAATCTACTCTTGAAGAAACTTCTAACAAAACTGCTGAAGCTCAAGTTCAATCAGCCTCAGTCACTTCTTCTCAAATCCCTTCTGATGACTCTACTAACATTATAGTTTCTGTAACTACGGGCATTCTTGGTACatctgccttggcttgttttgcaggatggaaactttataatcgctataaaggagatccctgggttagacagatttaggagtctacggagatactctagatgCCAGCTTGAGTACTAAGTtgttggtctaatggagtattaGAGGAACATTCTCTTGCCAGTATAGTCTAATTATCGGATGTAATTTCTGCATAAAACCCCCGCAACATGCTCGTACAAACTCCTAAATAAATACTCATCCATTACAGctttatattccatataCTAATACAATCATTTAGGTCAAAGCATTCGATAGACACTGCAATATGATTCTCACAGATGCCCGTGAGTTGTGGACAGAAACCGTGAAGGTAGGCGGAAAGAAACAAAGGTCTTCGATCAAGGACAGACACCTCTCTAGAGTTTTCCTCAGAGGTGACTCTGTTATTGTCGTTTTAAAGAATCCAAACTAGAATTTTGTAATTCATAAATTTTTTAATACAAAACTATTAATAATTTACACGCGCCATTTTTGGCTTAAGAGGATATTTTGACGTATCAGAAGATTTCCAAGCAATGAATATGATTTGGTAggtataccaacaagagagtagtctagaggggagtgtTTGCATGCTCCTAGTTCTGCCTATTTTCAGAGATGAGGGTGTTCTTCCTGTAGTACATTACAGACGAGTGATTAGAAATGAGACTATACTAGGCCATTTCCAGATAGTAATACCAGCAATTCCTGTTCCACTGACACCCGCAATGGATATTCCCGCTATAGCTTCTGTTGAAAGTCCAGTATATTTACCTTTagattcatccttttcaactTCTAAGGTATCTGGTGTATACTTGGTAAGTTTACCGGTGAGTTTATCTCCAAGCCTTTCAAGGTTTATCTTTCCATAATTTTCTTTAATATGCTCTATGACACTTTCTACATCAGCTGTACTATTATTCATTGTTGTGGTTAGAATATAGCCTTGCCATTGATAGTTCTCATCTTTAGAGTAGTAATAGAAAAAAACAGGAAATTCAGTAGCAGTAGGATAATGGAAACATATGAGCTCAAGGAAAAGCAATCTTTCATATCCTGAGCCACTGTAGTTGGCATAAAACCCACCAAGTAAAGTACTAGAAGGGGGAAGCTTATCTTCAGTTATATCATTACCTGAACCtgtctttatattttttacaGTAAAACCAGGTATGCCATATGCGTGTCTTGTAGAATGATAGACATAGGTATTCGTAGATGACTCCTTCTTATAAGGAATAGAAACTCCATCAGAGGAGTAGTATTGGATTATCCCAACGGCTCCCTCAGTCTTTGTCAAGTCAATGGTAAGCCCTCCTCTTATATCTCCAAGTTTCTCCCTTAACCCATCAGTATTTTCTAATTTGTCAACATCAAGTTTTTTATAACTAACAATGTTTTGGAGTATAATTGGGAATGCATGCTTTTCTTTTATCTCTGAGAATATTTTGCGAATGTCCCATTTCCCTTCTGGAGTATTTTTGGTGATATAATACCTACTCGGAAAATAACTGATATCATAAACGCTGCTAGCTActaattttaaatctacaagAAGAGGATCGCCATAATTTTGATCGGATCTTCCATAGTAAACATGGAATTTTTCAACAAGGCCATCTGGAAACCCATCAACTTTCATGTAGCTCTTATCTGGAAGTCTAATACCAAGTACTCTGAATTGACTATATCCTGGATCATGCTTAACCTCGGGATATGTAccatttattcttttaGATTCTGATACAGCTACTTGTTCATTAGTAACCTCAGAGCTATAAGTTGTTTTACCACCTGGATTAGGCTTTTGAGTGAGGTCAAATATAATGTAATTTTTTTTCACAAGTTTCTGTGCGGTTTTACTGTGACTTCTATACAGTTCAAGAATATTAAATCCATTATTTGTCTTTATTGTCTGgagt
This region of Theileria equi strain WA chromosome 1, complete sequence genomic DNA includes:
- a CDS encoding hypothetical protein (encoded by transcript BEWA_025670A), whose product is MSSRVKEAPQMEVENKDSPAGPLSILEECVRENSKVLVDLRNNRKILGRETRLEKNVILERGFTSSLVDYGYITYTGSLKYGEQLIQTDERENPIEATIYYHAKYEKDQERIEKPLFLRVHYGGMYYLYENASTGKNVEWKNITFINGIKHIPVGNKTNPQFTEILCKKACQIRPYLHSVDIYENGDSKRKYSCPCGSINVDIEKPLDKDVIKGYNSYLHKYNPNITTVRYREIILKYNNNEVEGNYSIITLDKGTPNLSVYYWEKDRDRKRPILMEVYVGENSGGFIGGKVPLRNDGEKNNKRWTMILYDDDFILGDPVTEKLLHKFKCQLFSPVDIDISFPNSGTYKNKYCINKMNKCPNSSCSEVIVSSHQAPNGYTALKHYYGVDGFTITGFTNGPNLSEEELPIWNVREVVVFFAKCNQNTKDPAAGKPLLVYVGSNGDDRKDHKWYSRSNDGGDTWTEEEGRLGSKSPETANTSGNLLVTTLDEIKRKLGLPCQEEIEREAIKKKEEEEDDEQEEEAEREQKAKAAEFEQKLLKEIGPLIEFGSLLAGYTVIDVAHNIAKEAKDVLEWANSLSKSQESENGKELPAADLSDQVLDTESETEILLQGTPVAQIAEDTIDGERLKHLIVADIPELFTTVAASPTVTAGVESTDPPSVTYSGVILGEEHYNSVDSTIHGYASVVETNEIAPTLPTAEINETTYKPSVLDYKINPNPTIYGYLEPDEESPSATVAFDDSPVDIDYYGAGSIIGGSNLPYPIEETNRDIHSVLPPETYMEYTTPYFSPATLTFHDTSFESTLEETSNKTAEAQVQSASVTSSQIPSDDSTNIIVSVTTGILGTSALACFAGWKLYNRYKGDPWVKAFDRHCNMILTDARELWTETVKVGGKKQRSSIKDRHLSRVFLRGDSVIVVLKNPN
- a CDS encoding hypothetical protein (encoded by transcript BEWA_025680A), whose translation is MNDGVRLDLNPKNGTTEKYGIKRSENEEGLKEYKSYKYSKHDSGSFILSSLSYDRKPLQGILSYALPVTSITTYFNKDRKKLLLIQIALPGGNNWYYTNPDTKENPENLILTKFIPQNNVTLEISDLKNILQTIKTNNGFNILELYRSHSKTAQKLVKKNYIIFDLTQKPNPGGKTTYSSEVTNEQVAVSESKRINGTYPEVKHDPGYSQFRVLGIRLPDKSYMKVDGFPDGLVEKFHVYYGRSDQNYGDPLLVDLKLVASSVYDISYFPSRYYITKNTPEGKWDIRKIFSEIKEKHAFPIILQNIVSYKKLDVDKLENTDGLREKLGDIRGGLTIDLTKTEGAVGIIQYYSSDGVSIPYKKESSTNTYVYHSTRHAYGIPGFTVKNIKTGSGNDITEDKLPPSSTLLGGFYANYSGSGYERLLFLELICFHYPTATEFPVFFYYYSKDENYQWQGYILTTTMNNSTADVESVIEHIKENYGKINLERLGDKLTGKLTKYTPDTLEVEKDESKGKYTGLSTEAIAGISIAGVSGTGIAGITIWKWPSIVSFLITRL